The window CCGGATCGGGATCTCGACATTGCGCAGCACGTCGAAGTTCTTCTCGATCGTCGCCGGATCGACCGGCACGCCCGGATAATCGTAGCGCGGATGGACCACGCCCGAGGGGTCTGTCTGCTCGGTCCAGCGGTAGGAATAGACCGCGTGGGCCGTGGGGGGACGCATGCCGCCTGCTTCCACCTCGTAGATGGTGATGACCTCGCGCTGCTTGGGCTCGGTCAGCAGGTCCTGATAGTGGAAACCCCAGTAGGTCGCCGCGTTCGAGCCGAAGGATTTGCCCGCAAAGCGCGGATTTCCACTGGGCCGGGGCTTCAGATCGAGGATGCGCACCTCGATGAGATCGCCCGGCATCGCGCCTTCGATGGCGATGGGGCCCGTGCAGATATGGACGCCGAAACCCTCGCCAGGACCACGCCCGAGAGCCGAGGCGTCCATCGGTCCGGCCCCGCGCCGGTTGACCGACTTTCCCTGCGCGTCCCAGTGGAACACGCTTTCCGCGCCGCCATCGCCTTCCACCATGCGCTCGGCATCGTCGTTGGCGTGGTGGGTCAGAGTCTCGATGGTCACGAAGTCCCCCGAGCGAATGGAGAGTGCCGGCTTCAGGTCCTTGCTGAGAAAGCCCCAGTGCACCGTTTCGGGCGAAGCGGGCAAATGGTGGTGGCGCACCTGCTCGCCTTCGGGATGGGGGCTGTAGGGTGCCCCGACCTTGGGGCCGCCTTGCGCTGCCTCCGCCGTATCCGGTACTTCCGCATCGGTGCCATCGTCGCTCTCGGCAGGTTCGTTCTCGGCCTTGGCGGCAGGCGTCTCGCCGCGTGCGGGTTTGCCGCGGCGCAGGAGCTCGACCGCCTCGTTTTCCTGGGGCTGGCCCTTGCGGTACTCGCGCGGAGAGATGCCGTACTGCTCGCGAAACGCCCGGCTGAACGAGGCGGAATCGTTGAAGCCCCATTCGAACAGGATGTCCGAGATCGATTTCTGGACGTGCAGCGGGCTGCGCAGGTCGAGGCGACAGCGCTCCAGCCTTCGCACCTTCACGTAGTGCCCGAAGCTGTCGTTGATCGATTCGAACAGCTTCTGGAGGTAGCGCGGCGAGATGCCATGCTCGGCCGCGACCTGCTGGTAGTTGAGGTCCGGGTCGGACAGGCGGATCTCGATGGTCTGGAAGATCCGCTCCAGCAGCGCCGCGCGCATGCCCGCCGCGCCGCCCAGCGCCTTGGGCGGCGCGTTGTCGAGCAGGCTGGTGACGAGGAACTCAGGGAACGCAAGTTCCACCGGCCGCGCCTGGTCGGTGGTGATCTCGTTGATGGTGTCGGCCAGCGAGCGCAGCATGCCGGCAAAGACACGCGCGGTGCCGGTATCGGTCGCGATCTGGCGCGGCGCGGCGCCGACGGGCGTCTTGAGCCGCGCGGTCAGTTCGCTGTGGGGCACCTGCACGATGAGGGTGCGGTTGTCGCCCGCAAAGGAGAGCTGCACCGGCACATCGCCCTGCCCGCAGATCAGTTCACCATCGGAGAGGCGCAGTTCCTGCTTGGCATCGCGCATCGTCGCGCTGCCATCGAGCAGCAGCGCCACCCAGTAGGTCTGGGGTTGATCGCGAAAATCGATGGTCCAGGTCTGCTGGGTCCCGGTCACACGAATGAAGCTGATGCCCGTGCTCGACTTGAACTGGATCAGCTCCCCATAGAGCGTCGCCTCATCGGCCTCGTCCAGCGTCAGCGAAAGGCGTTTCAAGGCAAAGCGCCAGGCATCGCGGCGCTGTTCCTTGGGATAGACATTTGTCGTTATGCGCAAGGAATTTCCACCCGTTTTCCTGCTATCTGCACGGGGACAGCCGGAGCCTTCGCTCCGCCCTCATCCGCCACCGCGGCCGCATGGCTAGCGCGCCCTTCCCATTACGGCAAGTACCCAGACAAAAGCGTTGGGATCAGCTCTCGAACGGGGTCTCGGCGCTGCCATAGACGCTGGTCGGACCATCATCGCCCGGCGCTTCGCCGCGTCCGCAGACAGCCAGCATGGTGAGCGCGTAGACAAGCGCACTCGAGGCCATGTCGTCAGGGGTCGGGCGCCAGCGCGGCATACCCGTGGTTACGGCAGGAATGCGGTGCATGTTGAAC is drawn from Novosphingobium decolorationis and contains these coding sequences:
- a CDS encoding acetamidase/formamidase family protein is translated as MRITTNVYPKEQRRDAWRFALKRLSLTLDEADEATLYGELIQFKSSTGISFIRVTGTQQTWTIDFRDQPQTYWVALLLDGSATMRDAKQELRLSDGELICGQGDVPVQLSFAGDNRTLIVQVPHSELTARLKTPVGAAPRQIATDTGTARVFAGMLRSLADTINEITTDQARPVELAFPEFLVTSLLDNAPPKALGGAAGMRAALLERIFQTIEIRLSDPDLNYQQVAAEHGISPRYLQKLFESINDSFGHYVKVRRLERCRLDLRSPLHVQKSISDILFEWGFNDSASFSRAFREQYGISPREYRKGQPQENEAVELLRRGKPARGETPAAKAENEPAESDDGTDAEVPDTAEAAQGGPKVGAPYSPHPEGEQVRHHHLPASPETVHWGFLSKDLKPALSIRSGDFVTIETLTHHANDDAERMVEGDGGAESVFHWDAQGKSVNRRGAGPMDASALGRGPGEGFGVHICTGPIAIEGAMPGDLIEVRILDLKPRPSGNPRFAGKSFGSNAATYWGFHYQDLLTEPKQREVITIYEVEAGGMRPPTAHAVYSYRWTEQTDPSGVVHPRYDYPGVPVDPATIEKNFDVLRNVEIPIRPHFGVIAVAPNHNGLVDSVPPSSFGGNLDNWRTGPGARVFLPVQVEGGLLSLGDPHASQGDSELCGTAIECSMTALIQVVHHKAQGVMEQLRDVDYPLIETETEWVIMGFSHPDYLKELGADAQSEVYKKSSLDEAMRDAFRKARRFLMTAKQLSEDEAISLLSVGVDFGVSQVVNGNYGVHAVIRKALFTS